The DNA segment CTAAAGTTGAGTTTTATTTATTTCAGTTATTCTAGGAATTAACTGGCTTTTCACTGTTCAATTTTCAAAGTTCAAACTCGCTTAATAAGTTTATCATTTTTGTCGTTCTTTGTCAAGAACTTTTTTATTTTTCATTTTTCTCTGTCGTCTTGCAGCGACTTTTTTACTTTATCATATTTTTTATATACTTGTCAATACTTTTTTATTATTTAAAAATTTTTTTGGTTTTTTATATCAATTTTCAGTTATGTACATTTTAAGAGATAAACGTTAATTTACTATAATATATTAATATATTCAATTATTATTTAATAATAGTATTTTTTCTTTTCTTCTAAATATGACAACTGACATTGCAATGCTACAAAATATGTCATGGAATTGAAGTACATTAATTGGTATAATATGATGTATAAGTATTTAGTAGTTATATATTTTATATAAGTTTTAATCTGAAATGGAGATGATTAAATGAACTTTATAATACTAGTTATATTTCTGATTCCTGTACTGCTATTTCAAAGTTTCATAATATCAGATTTAATGAATACTTTAATTAAAGGTTCTAAAAAATCAGGTGGAAATAATACTGACTCTAAACGTAGTACAAGCATAAATTCTAATAGATCAAAATCTAGAAGTTCAAGTTTGACTATACTAAAGTAGTTAAAACACGATGTTATATAAACACCGTGTTTTATTTTCCCTCAATCTCTTTAGGGATATCTTCTGGAGTTATTTCATCTGAATATTTTTCAGCAGACTCCATCTTACCTGAAGAAAGCGAAGCTATTACATCTTCTCTGCCATTTAGTACTGTAAGTTCTTCACCTATTTCCACATCTGAAACTCTAATAGATTCACCTATTCCTAACTGCGATACATCCACAGATACAAACTTAGGTATTTCATTAGGATAACATTCCACATCTAACTTATCCATCTGTTGTTGAATAATTCCACTACTAACAGTATATTCTTTCCCGGTCAATAAAACAGGTACAGATGTTTGAATCTTTTCCGTACTATCTACCTGTTGTAAATCAATATGAATTATATCCTTTTCAAACGCATCCCTTTGTATATCTTTTATCATAGCAGTATACATATTACCTTCTATAGATAAACTTACTAGGGCGTTCTCCCCATAATCTCTTACTATGTTACTTAACTCTTTAGAGTCTATTTCTATAGGATAATTAGAAAAGTTTCTTCCATATAATATAGCTGGAATAAATCCTCTATTCCTAGTCCTATTAGACTGTCTACTTCCTACCTCACTTCTCATAGCACAACTCATCATACTTTGATTCATTTCCCATACCTCCTTCTTTCTAAACTTAAGTATGTCCATTGTTAAAGATTTTAAACATAGAAAGATTTAGAGTAATAGAAAAAACAAGATGGCTGGTTGTTTTCTTAATTCTACTGTAATTTTTATGTAGTAAGTATTTTTTTGATATTTAAATAATATTA comes from the Gottschalkia purinilytica genome and includes:
- a CDS encoding 50S ribosomal protein L25, translating into MNQSMMSCAMRSEVGSRQSNRTRNRGFIPAILYGRNFSNYPIEIDSKELSNIVRDYGENALVSLSIEGNMYTAMIKDIQRDAFEKDIIHIDLQQVDSTEKIQTSVPVLLTGKEYTVSSGIIQQQMDKLDVECYPNEIPKFVSVDVSQLGIGESIRVSDVEIGEELTVLNGREDVIASLSSGKMESAEKYSDEITPEDIPKEIEGK